The genomic region ACACCGCATGGTGCCCACCAACGGATTTGAAGTCCGCGGAGTCCACCGGGGCCCGTGTCAATGGTGGGGGTTAATGATGTGGTTACAATTTTGCAACCTGAGGTTGTGTTGGTAAGATAACAGGTTTATCGCATCCTGGGCTATGGGCAGTGCACAGAGAATTATTGTATCAAGCACAGTTCGCAATGTTAGTATTGACAGCATATGCCATTGCAGCTTAGAATCTCGTAGGTATAATTTAAATTCAATTAGGAGGTAATGAGCAATGTGGAAAGTACTAGTCATCGGCATTATGTTGGTATTTTTATTAGCCTTGGCAGGGACTTCTGCTGCCACAACTCAACCCATGGGGGGAGCGTTTGAGACGACGCCAAAGGATTTACCTGTAATGAAACTGCCCGATGATATGAGTGGAGGGCCGACGACGCCTACTGGCAATCCATATGGTGTGCCACCAGGCCAGGATAAAAAGCCAAAACCAGATGACGGTTCAGAGGCTAATAAATGGGCAGTTGTAATTGGTATTTCCAATTACAGAGCTGGTGATTCTCTGTGGAATCCAGCGAATGATGCCAAAGAGATGAAACAGGCGTTGATTGATAATTATGGCTTTCCGGAGAATAACATTAAACTTCTATTGGACAGAAAGGCAACAGCAAGAGCCATCGATAAGGCGATAGACTGGCTAGCTAAGAGCGAGGATGCTGACTCGTCGGTGGTATTTTTCTTTAGTGGTCATGGGTATCGTGCAGCGGATGCTGATAAATGGGATTCCGATGACGAGGTCGATGGTTACGATGAATTGATAGTTACGTATGACAACTATGGCCTCCCAGATGGATGGTTAAAGGGTAAGCTTTCAACCCTAGAATCGCTAAAAATTACACTCGCCTTTGGTTCGTGTCACTCAGGGGGCATGTTCGACGACCC from Dehalococcoidia bacterium harbors:
- a CDS encoding caspase family protein, with the translated sequence MWKVLVIGIMLVFLLALAGTSAATTQPMGGAFETTPKDLPVMKLPDDMSGGPTTPTGNPYGVPPGQDKKPKPDDGSEANKWAVVIGISNYRAGDSLWNPANDAKEMKQALIDNYGFPENNIKLLLDRKATARAIDKAIDWLAKSEDADSSVVFFFSGHGYRAADADKWDSDDEVDGYDELIVTYDNYGLPDGWLKGKLSTLESLKITLAFGSCHSGGMFDDPDDLQGEGRVIAAACKADEYGWDYLQLRNTLWGYYFVDEGLLQGLADLNGDGVSIQEAHAYAYAGVTSVRDDSHPQISDQYFDELIP